The following is a genomic window from Ignavibacteriota bacterium.
CTTACCGGTCACGTCAGCTTCGATCTCGTTCATGAGCTTCATGGCTTCAATGATGCACAGGACGGCGCCGGGTTCGACGGTCGACCCGATCTGAACGAACGGTGACGCATCGGGTGCAGGGGACCGGTAGAAGGTCCCGACGATAGGCGATTTGATCTGATGAATATTGGATGCGGCGGCTGGCGCGGCCACAGGGGCAGAGGGTGCGGGTGCTGCCGCAACGGGTGCGGCGGCAGGGGCGTACGGGGCCGGCGCAAAGCGCGGGGCTTCCGCCATCCACTGGGCCGGAGCGGCCATCTGGATCGTCCCACCCCGTTCCGGATGCTTCGCCACGCGGATCTTCTTCCCTTCTTCCTCGATCTCGATCTCGTCGACATCGCTTTCGGAAAGCAGTTTCACCAGCTTCTTAATGAGAGTCAGGTCCATTGGGTCTCCACTGAAGGTGGCGTTAGTTCTTCACACGCTCGATGTAACCGCCGGTACGAGTGTCGATCTTGATGACTTCGCCTTCACTAATAAAGAGGGGAACATTCACCATCGCGCCCGTCTCCACCCTGGCAGGCTTCGTGCCCGCGTTGGCACTGTCGCCCTTGACCCCCGGAACAGTCTCCGTAACCGCCAATTCCACTGTGATCGGGAGCTCGATCCCGGTGATATCCGTGCCATTGAAGAGAATATCAACGGATTCGCCGTCTTTCAGGAAGACCGCTCCGTCCCCGACCTGCTCTCCCTGAACGGTCAGCTGCTCGTAGTTCTCTTTATCCATGAACACATACCCGCTCCCATCCCTGTACAGGAACTGGAATTCCTTGCGTTCAATGCGGATGATCTCGATGGCCTCCCCGGCCCGGAAGCGGTTTTCGATCACCTTGCCGCTCTTGAGATTCTTGAGCTTGGTGCGTACGAAGGCCCGCCAGTTACCCGGGTTCACATGCTGGAACTCGACAACAGTCCATAATTCATTGTTGTATTTAATGACCAAACCGGGTCGGAAGTCAGAGGTAGAGGGCATAGAGAAAGATTAATGGATTTTAACGGTGGCGTTTGATGGAACGTAAATATACCGACATCCCCCATCAAAGTCAAGGAAGAGTCCACCCACCCATTGACTTCCTCGCAACAATGACGTATTCTGAGAGCAATATGCGTACATTTTGCCCAATTTTGATAACATTCATGCTCGTTTCGTGCAATTCTGCAACGCCACCCGAGGGAGCGTTGACCGAGCAGCAATTCCTGACCGTCTACTGCGATCTTCTGGAAGCATCCCTGAGGTCGCGCAATACGCAGGCCGACTCCTCCACCAGTGCTCAGAATGCCGCTACAGCGCTCGAAAAAGCCGGTGTCACACGTGAAGCATTCGATCTCACCCGGAGGTGGTACGACGCACACCCCGACGAGTGGAAGTCCTTCATGGAAAAGGTCAGCGTCGAACTCGAACAACGGGAGATGAAGCCGCCACCTCACCCATGACCAGGGGCTTCTCGCCCCGCTTCTGCAACGACCGCATCACTTTGCCCGCTTCACCCTTCGCCACGATCAGGATCAGCCCGATCCCGAGATTGAATGTCTTCCGCATATCCTCTTCCGGGACATCCCCCAATCGCTGGATGAGCCCGTAGATCGCCGGCCGTTTCCAGGCCTCCCAGTCGATATTGAGCGTAAGGCCCTTCGGGACCACGCGCATGGTATTGCCCACAATGCCGCCGCCGGTGATGTGCGACATCCCCCGGAGCGCCGGCTTGCCGAGCAGCGGCTTCACCGCGCTCAGGTACGACCGGTGAACGGCGAGCAGGGCTTTGCCAAGGGTCGTTCCAAGGTCCGGGATCCGTTCTTCCACGCTGTACTGCTTGAGGAGGACCGCCCGGGCGAGCGAGTAGCCGTTCGTATGGAGCC
Proteins encoded in this region:
- a CDS encoding acetyl-CoA carboxylase biotin carboxyl carrier protein, whose amino-acid sequence is MDLTLIKKLVKLLSESDVDEIEIEEEGKKIRVAKHPERGGTIQMAAPAQWMAEAPRFAPAPYAPAAAPVAAAPAPSAPVAAPAAASNIHQIKSPIVGTFYRSPAPDASPFVQIGSTVEPGAVLCIIEAMKLMNEIEADVTGKVVKILVENGQPVEYDQVLFEVEK
- the efp gene encoding elongation factor P, with translation MPSTSDFRPGLVIKYNNELWTVVEFQHVNPGNWRAFVRTKLKNLKSGKVIENRFRAGEAIEIIRIERKEFQFLYRDGSGYVFMDKENYEQLTVQGEQVGDGAVFLKDGESVDILFNGTDITGIELPITVELAVTETVPGVKGDSANAGTKPARVETGAMVNVPLFISEGEVIKIDTRTGGYIERVKN
- a CDS encoding DUF4296 domain-containing protein, which produces MLVSCNSATPPEGALTEQQFLTVYCDLLEASLRSRNTQADSSTSAQNAATALEKAGVTREAFDLTRRWYDAHPDEWKSFMEKVSVELEQREMKPPPHP